One uncultured Caproiciproducens sp. DNA segment encodes these proteins:
- a CDS encoding aldo/keto reductase, translated as METLRLGRTNITAARSGFGALPIQRIGMNDAALLLQKAYDGGINFFDTARAYSDSEEKIGNALSGVRNHIYIATKTVAKDKKSLFHDLETSLRNLKTDIIDIYQLHNPSAIPDYDDPDGLYQGLLEAKAKGYIRFMGITNHRLNVAMEAARSKRFDTIQFPLSSLSSDEDLELVKLCEENDVGLIAMKAMSGGLITNAASTFAFLRQFKNVLPIWGIQRESELEEFLAFEKSPPALDGEMQKIISRDRTELAGTFCRGCGYCQPCPAEIPIETAARISLLLTRSPYQGFLTDEFKEKMERINNCIHCDHCKDHCPYGLDTPNLLKYMLGEYNKFYASHTA; from the coding sequence ATGGAAACTTTACGACTTGGCCGAACAAACATTACAGCAGCCAGAAGCGGTTTTGGTGCATTGCCCATTCAGCGGATCGGCATGAATGACGCTGCTCTGCTGTTACAAAAAGCATACGACGGCGGCATCAATTTTTTTGACACGGCAAGAGCTTACAGCGACAGTGAAGAGAAAATCGGAAATGCGCTGTCAGGTGTGAGAAATCATATTTATATTGCAACCAAGACAGTTGCAAAAGATAAAAAGTCCCTGTTTCACGATTTGGAAACAAGCCTTCGCAATTTAAAAACCGATATCATTGATATTTATCAGCTGCACAATCCGTCTGCTATTCCGGATTATGACGATCCTGACGGGCTTTATCAGGGACTTTTGGAAGCGAAAGCAAAAGGCTATATCAGATTTATGGGAATAACAAACCATCGCCTGAATGTGGCTATGGAAGCGGCCCGCAGCAAACGATTTGACACCATTCAGTTCCCGCTCAGTTCCCTGTCATCGGACGAAGACCTTGAATTGGTTAAGCTATGCGAAGAGAATGACGTTGGCCTTATCGCCATGAAAGCCATGTCGGGAGGACTTATTACCAACGCGGCCAGTACGTTTGCCTTTTTAAGACAGTTTAAAAACGTACTGCCAATCTGGGGTATCCAGCGGGAAAGCGAACTGGAAGAGTTTCTTGCCTTTGAAAAGAGTCCTCCTGCTCTAGACGGGGAGATGCAGAAAATTATCAGCCGGGACCGCACCGAGCTTGCCGGAACATTCTGCCGCGGCTGCGGATACTGCCAGCCCTGCCCAGCTGAAATTCCAATCGAAACGGCTGCGCGAATTTCCCTTTTGCTGACAAGATCTCCTTATCAGGGTTTTCTGACCGACGAATTCAAGGAAAAGATGGAACGTATCAACAATTGTATCCACTGCGATCACTGCAAAGACCATTGCCCCTACGGACTGGATACGCCGAATCTGCTGAAATACATGCTGGGGGAATACAACAAGTTTTACGCCAGCCACACGGCGTGA
- a CDS encoding sialidase family protein → MNNFNMVKKPRGLGGVIAVFIVIGIIGVFVEAKANNPSTQKTIDNIALLQAGNSYAVEDGKFIIKYGKGKSLGVVPLDPGASDPTSFFTDKAVYISDEVTTVAYGGIDAENAVKVLTSGDKGKTWNSSWVADAGTDHAETKFIGFTSKNDGWLVTLSDVASGHQKNRIFQTSDGGNTWSEVGNTNEIYAHVVTGAGFADQNIGFLSFRYDSDTNPVVYRTQDKGKTWVKCSVELPEKLKTSAAYPTAMSPVFNGANGILPVTLTNNNTGIDTQIQYATADYGKSWMYDNQ, encoded by the coding sequence GTGAATAATTTTAATATGGTCAAAAAGCCGAGGGGTCTTGGCGGCGTGATTGCTGTTTTCATTGTAATCGGAATAATAGGAGTGTTTGTTGAGGCTAAGGCAAACAATCCAAGTACACAAAAAACAATTGACAACATTGCTCTTCTGCAAGCGGGTAATTCATATGCTGTGGAAGACGGCAAATTCATCATAAAATACGGCAAAGGCAAGTCATTGGGTGTAGTGCCGCTCGACCCCGGCGCGAGTGACCCGACTTCGTTCTTCACAGATAAGGCGGTCTACATATCCGACGAAGTTACGACTGTTGCATATGGCGGCATCGATGCGGAGAATGCCGTGAAGGTTCTGACCAGCGGCGATAAGGGCAAAACATGGAACAGCAGCTGGGTAGCGGACGCCGGAACAGATCATGCCGAAACAAAATTCATCGGATTTACTTCAAAAAATGACGGTTGGCTTGTCACACTGAGCGACGTGGCGTCAGGACATCAGAAGAACCGCATTTTTCAAACGTCGGACGGGGGGAATACCTGGTCTGAGGTCGGCAACACAAATGAGATTTATGCCCATGTCGTAACAGGGGCGGGCTTTGCCGATCAAAATATAGGATTCCTGTCGTTCCGTTATGACAGTGACACAAACCCCGTCGTTTACCGCACGCAAGACAAGGGGAAAACCTGGGTAAAATGCTCCGTTGAATTACCGGAAAAATTAAAGACTTCCGCTGCGTATCCCACGGCCATGTCTCCTGTTTTTAACGGTGCGAACGGCATTCTTCCGGTCACGCTGACCAACAATAACACCGGGATTGATACGCAGATTCAGTACGCCACCGCCGATTACGGTAAATCATGGATGTATGACAATCAGTAA
- a CDS encoding AraC family transcriptional regulator, with protein MKKLILRKNLSEESPHGDYGFPFFLSHEVLSEYEHASFEVHWHPDLEFTVVLEGAMEYQANDSVYRLTKGCGMFVNSNVLHTAKSYEGQDCSYLVITFNPVLIFGHENSTIEKTYVEPVVQSQNCSSYYLSPECVLQNRMIGMILEINRINTEKNICCELQIKSRLCDLWTCLYRELQSAVLEKSMAGSKDILYLKQALNYIHSHFQEKLTLENLALACNISKSKYCHFFKKTMRQTPFEYLLKYRIQKSIPLLLSGAYNITEISEKTGFSNASYYAENFRKYMNCSPTQYRKMHLSP; from the coding sequence ATGAAAAAGTTAATACTCCGTAAGAACCTCTCCGAGGAATCTCCGCATGGGGACTATGGCTTTCCGTTTTTCCTCAGCCACGAAGTACTTTCCGAATACGAACACGCAAGTTTTGAAGTCCACTGGCACCCTGATTTGGAATTCACCGTTGTTTTGGAAGGCGCGATGGAATATCAGGCAAATGATTCCGTTTATCGTCTGACAAAGGGCTGCGGAATGTTTGTCAATTCGAACGTCCTTCATACTGCTAAATCGTATGAGGGTCAGGATTGTTCCTATCTTGTGATTACATTTAATCCCGTATTAATCTTCGGCCACGAAAACAGCACCATCGAAAAGACCTATGTGGAACCTGTGGTTCAATCTCAAAACTGTTCTTCCTATTATCTGAGCCCGGAATGTGTTTTACAAAACCGGATGATTGGGATGATACTGGAAATAAACCGAATTAATACAGAAAAAAACATATGCTGCGAACTTCAGATCAAAAGCAGGCTTTGCGATCTTTGGACATGTCTGTACCGGGAATTGCAAAGCGCGGTTTTGGAAAAAAGCATGGCAGGCTCCAAAGATATTCTTTATCTGAAACAGGCCCTAAACTATATTCACAGTCATTTTCAGGAAAAACTCACTCTAGAAAACCTCGCTTTAGCCTGCAATATCAGCAAGAGCAAGTATTGTCATTTCTTTAAAAAAACTATGCGCCAAACTCCTTTTGAATACCTTTTGAAATACCGAATCCAAAAAAGCATTCCGCTTTTGTTAAGCGGCGCTTACAATATCACTGAAATTTCTGAAAAAACCGGCTTTTCCAACGCGAGCTATTATGCGGAAAATTTCAGGAAATATATGAACTGCTCTCCGACACAGTATCGAAAAATGCACCTATCTCCATAA
- a CDS encoding TetR/AcrR family transcriptional regulator — protein MIKKKITENKKIKMTKLYDAAYELFTSNGVHNTIIDDIVKKAGVAKGTFYLYCKDKYDLVDKIILKKSAALFDSAMKAVAEKQKTEGMDFLESVIFFVDYLIEFFKTNKKFLSLIYKNLSWDLYEKALTYEEMDGAKRIFIEHFITDGGDSEIARQRLFIVVSMVGAVCYNSIVLEIPYPMDSIKSELYQSITKILT, from the coding sequence TTGATAAAAAAGAAGATTACAGAAAACAAAAAAATTAAAATGACAAAGCTGTACGACGCCGCGTATGAACTGTTTACATCCAACGGCGTCCACAATACGATCATAGACGACATTGTAAAAAAAGCGGGTGTGGCAAAGGGTACATTTTATTTGTACTGCAAAGACAAATATGATTTGGTCGACAAGATCATCTTAAAAAAAAGTGCCGCATTATTTGACAGCGCAATGAAGGCTGTGGCCGAAAAGCAAAAGACCGAAGGAATGGACTTTTTAGAGAGCGTCATTTTTTTTGTGGATTATTTGATTGAGTTTTTTAAAACAAACAAGAAATTTCTTTCTCTCATTTATAAGAACCTTTCTTGGGACTTGTATGAAAAAGCGCTGACCTATGAAGAAATGGACGGGGCGAAGCGAATTTTTATTGAGCATTTTATTACTGACGGGGGTGACAGCGAAATTGCCCGACAGCGGCTGTTCATTGTCGTTTCCATGGTTGGAGCCGTTTGCTACAATTCCATCGTATTGGAAATACCGTACCCGATGGACAGCATTAAGAGCGAATTATATCAGTCAATCACGAAAATTCTGACCTGA
- a CDS encoding MMPL family transporter translates to MKLPGSHAGSHSIVDFIINKRKRIEIVFIILVLVSLFFNSFVSINYDLTKYLPETTASKKGISVMKQEFGYPGTARVMIDNVSLYQAKVYKDKIEAVDGVDMVMWTDTTTDVYQADQFIQYKDIDDYYKNGYSVMDITFDGSDTSSKTSRAIDQIKQITGDKGHFIGAAVQNKSLSENLKIEMARATVICVAMIILFLCLTTTSWFEPILFLLIMGIAIIINQGSNIFLGEVSFLTSSVSSVLQLAVAMDYSIFLIHSFTREREKGLDLTEAIANAIRHSAKSILACGVATFFGFIALALMKFSIGFDMGIVLAKGILISVLTVLFLMPSLIIRWSGLIEKTAHRSFLPPFDKFSRGVFKSRFAVLAVVLIVAAPAYIGKGMTNFVYGSQAVGAGEGTKVYEDEQAIDAQFGRSNMLLALVPNTSIAKEKELSKELENLSYTKSVTSLANTLPEGVPESILPESVTGKLHTEKYSRMLIYIKTKDESSAAFQCSDQVQSIVKKYYPDDSYVVGTTPFTQDIKKTITSDYDFVDMLSLLSVAIVVMITFRSVLIPILILIPIEVAIFINMLFPFLVGDQLIFMGYIIVSCIQLGATVDYAILMTNNYLESREHMDSRAATIEAVSMTTPPLLTSATILAGVGYILYFTSSISAIADMGHLIGRGALLSLFMVISALPALLYFFDKPINKHIKRMQRLHEKARKKISARINRHTHAA, encoded by the coding sequence ATGAAATTACCTGGATCACACGCGGGTTCACATTCTATTGTGGACTTTATTATTAACAAACGAAAACGAATTGAAATCGTTTTTATCATCTTGGTTCTGGTCAGTCTTTTTTTCAATTCGTTCGTCAGCATCAATTATGACCTGACGAAATATCTGCCGGAAACCACAGCGTCAAAAAAAGGGATCAGCGTTATGAAACAGGAGTTTGGCTATCCCGGCACGGCGCGTGTGATGATAGACAATGTTTCACTGTATCAGGCCAAGGTTTACAAAGATAAAATTGAAGCTGTGGACGGCGTGGATATGGTCATGTGGACCGACACGACAACAGACGTTTATCAGGCCGATCAGTTTATACAATATAAAGACATTGATGACTATTACAAAAACGGCTATTCCGTGATGGATATCACTTTTGACGGGAGCGATACCAGTTCGAAAACCTCGCGGGCGATTGACCAAATCAAGCAGATTACCGGCGACAAGGGACACTTTATCGGGGCGGCCGTCCAAAACAAATCCCTAAGTGAGAACCTCAAAATAGAAATGGCGAGGGCCACGGTGATCTGCGTCGCCATGATTATTCTTTTTCTTTGCCTAACTACCACGTCGTGGTTTGAACCCATCCTGTTCCTGCTGATTATGGGAATCGCCATTATCATCAATCAGGGATCAAACATCTTTTTGGGCGAGGTTTCATTCCTGACATCCAGTGTTTCTTCCGTTCTTCAGCTGGCTGTCGCAATGGACTATTCCATTTTCCTAATTCATTCTTTTACAAGGGAACGGGAAAAAGGACTTGATTTGACAGAAGCGATCGCCAACGCTATACGGCATTCGGCAAAATCTATTTTAGCCTGTGGTGTGGCTACCTTTTTCGGTTTTATCGCTCTGGCGCTGATGAAGTTTTCCATCGGCTTCGACATGGGCATTGTTTTGGCAAAAGGAATTCTAATCAGCGTGCTGACCGTGCTGTTCCTGATGCCGTCCCTCATCATCCGCTGGTCCGGCCTGATTGAAAAGACCGCTCACCGGTCGTTTTTACCCCCCTTTGATAAGTTTTCCCGCGGCGTGTTTAAAAGCCGCTTCGCGGTTTTGGCCGTGGTACTAATTGTTGCCGCCCCGGCCTACATAGGAAAAGGGATGACAAATTTCGTCTATGGCAGTCAGGCTGTCGGTGCCGGAGAGGGCACAAAGGTGTATGAGGATGAACAGGCGATTGACGCGCAGTTTGGCCGCAGTAATATGCTGCTCGCCCTCGTGCCCAATACTTCCATAGCCAAGGAAAAAGAACTTTCGAAGGAGCTGGAAAATCTCAGTTACACGAAAAGCGTAACGTCGCTTGCCAATACTCTGCCGGAGGGTGTTCCGGAAAGCATTCTTCCCGAAAGTGTAACGGGTAAACTTCACACGGAAAAATATTCGAGGATGCTGATCTATATTAAAACAAAGGATGAAAGCAGTGCTGCCTTTCAGTGTTCGGATCAAGTTCAGTCCATTGTTAAGAAATATTATCCGGATGATTCCTATGTGGTCGGCACCACGCCGTTTACGCAGGATATTAAGAAAACAATAACAAGCGATTATGACTTCGTCGATATGCTTTCCCTGCTCAGCGTGGCCATTGTTGTCATGATCACCTTTCGATCCGTTCTCATTCCCATTTTGATTTTAATCCCGATTGAAGTGGCTATTTTCATCAATATGCTCTTCCCGTTTCTGGTGGGGGACCAGCTCATTTTTATGGGATATATTATTGTAAGCTGCATCCAGCTGGGAGCAACGGTGGACTACGCCATCCTGATGACGAACAACTATCTGGAAAGCAGGGAACACATGGACAGCAGGGCCGCGACGATAGAAGCGGTTTCCATGACCACTCCGCCGCTGTTGACCTCCGCCACTATTCTTGCCGGCGTCGGCTACATCCTGTATTTTACCTCCTCTATCAGCGCGATTGCGGACATGGGGCATCTAATCGGCAGAGGCGCGCTGCTTAGCCTGTTTATGGTGATTTCTGCACTGCCGGCGCTGCTGTATTTCTTTGACAAACCAATCAACAAGCATATTAAGCGGATGCAGCGGCTGCATGAAAAAGCACGGAAAAAAATTTCCGCCCGCATAAATCGACACACACATGCTGCGTGA
- a CDS encoding transglutaminase domain-containing protein has product MNFVKHRRINSITAGLLAAVILALPLAGCGQTAAIREASSQTESSLVQNSSAASQINLPESKTESSQQSSPSAGSETASKTEAASSAAKNLKKAEVMPQTSAKAQASGQTLKKISADATADNGKQFSISKSLATAVKPAYTYVDQRDGYNFLSDLVSRAVYKQIFQSAYKVSATPNSDGYYPTQKIIVSGTQLSEAQLRVILIAFLNDNPQIFWFANAYSYAYSNDSTYIQLYAVTSQAQCTAMIQKLNQKVSTAISAMPAGLSELDRELYLFHYIAQNCTYNNAAVTNTSIWQAFSAYGMLVDGTAVCEGYARAMQLLSSYSGLQCMLLSGQSSGENHMWNVIKIDGEWYHLDTTWGDSDTEVYNYFNLTDAVIAQTRTIFPSASTLTDDQIDGTTDGTAAECNLTVPSCMSTAANYFKAKGFKVSSNSDNSTVMAAFASAIQSKSTSVSFYVDESADFDTVLTGMTTSTPYQILTCISAVNSKQGTGSKIDLNNLKYLSDKADRGITVFLSYK; this is encoded by the coding sequence ATGAATTTTGTAAAGCATAGACGTATCAATTCGATCACTGCGGGCTTACTGGCTGCGGTAATTTTGGCACTGCCTCTTGCCGGGTGCGGTCAAACGGCCGCCATTCGTGAAGCATCCTCACAGACGGAGTCTTCATTGGTACAAAACAGCAGTGCTGCTTCCCAAATAAATTTACCGGAAAGCAAAACGGAGTCATCACAGCAGAGTTCCCCAAGTGCAGGCTCTGAAACCGCCTCAAAAACGGAGGCCGCTTCTTCGGCTGCGAAGAATCTGAAAAAGGCAGAGGTGATGCCGCAGACCTCAGCAAAGGCGCAGGCATCCGGCCAAACACTGAAAAAGATATCCGCCGACGCGACGGCCGACAACGGCAAGCAGTTCAGCATATCCAAAAGTTTGGCAACCGCCGTTAAACCTGCTTATACGTATGTCGATCAGCGGGACGGATACAACTTTCTGTCCGATCTTGTCAGCCGCGCCGTGTATAAGCAGATTTTTCAAAGTGCATACAAAGTATCCGCGACACCTAATTCCGACGGTTACTATCCAACGCAAAAAATTATTGTTTCCGGTACACAGCTTTCCGAAGCACAGCTGCGCGTGATTTTGATTGCGTTTCTTAACGACAATCCCCAAATTTTCTGGTTTGCGAACGCGTATTCTTATGCGTATTCCAATGACAGCACCTATATTCAGCTTTATGCCGTCACATCGCAGGCCCAGTGCACTGCCATGATTCAGAAGCTGAATCAAAAGGTGAGCACGGCAATCAGTGCGATGCCTGCGGGACTGAGCGAACTTGACCGCGAATTATATCTTTTTCATTATATAGCGCAAAATTGTACCTATAATAATGCAGCCGTAACCAACACCAGCATATGGCAGGCGTTTTCTGCCTATGGCATGCTGGTCGACGGGACAGCGGTCTGCGAGGGCTATGCCAGAGCCATGCAGCTTCTTTCCAGCTATTCCGGTTTGCAGTGTATGCTGTTAAGCGGGCAAAGCAGCGGAGAAAATCATATGTGGAATGTGATAAAGATCGACGGCGAATGGTATCATCTTGATACTACCTGGGGTGACAGCGATACTGAAGTTTACAATTACTTCAATCTGACCGATGCGGTCATTGCCCAGACTCGCACGATTTTCCCGAGTGCTTCCACTCTTACCGATGACCAGATAGACGGAACGACAGACGGCACGGCCGCCGAATGCAATCTGACGGTTCCAAGCTGTATGTCTACCGCGGCCAACTATTTTAAAGCAAAAGGATTCAAAGTGAGCAGCAACTCGGATAACAGTACCGTTATGGCAGCCTTTGCGTCGGCGATTCAATCGAAAAGCACATCCGTTTCCTTTTATGTGGACGAAAGCGCGGACTTTGACACGGTGCTGACGGGCATGACTACCTCAACGCCATATCAGATTCTGACCTGCATCAGTGCGGTGAACAGCAAGCAGGGCACCGGGAGTAAAATTGATCTGAACAATCTGAAATATCTGAGTGACAAGGCTGACCGAGGCATTACCGTTTTCCTCAGTTATAAATAA
- a CDS encoding transglutaminase domain-containing protein, with protein MKKFLTAIMMLFLAGLVCILVYLALYHDSLGLQWNNPFTSLLQGTSAFSAPQESGGSTKQEVVSETEENGNNGASISKAVAPASKFYPLFHQTEGLDCLTDSASRTLYQGMLKTVYAIAPDADKDGYYPADTATVKKEKLSEKQIRAAVLAFRSDNPQLFWVVNRYSYTYDGKDTAVRLYGYLPPAQCNALIKKMNASVSSIVGGIPAGLSELDREINLFQAIAKMCTYDAAAVTDLKRWASHAANGALVDGTAVCEGYARAMQLLSAYCGLDCRTVNGEGNGAAHMWNVIRIDGLWYHLDPTWGDGEPLNYEYFNVTDSIIRTDHSISGNILLVKGEKIKDEDGVSADYNLPLLACNSMKANYFRVKGIPVSGFNSANNKKAADAIAAAAKSKSPAVEFYIDASLNYDETVAQMVGAPRYQLLTYIRAANKAAVAGHKINEDKIQYVLAKKSRGMTVILNYQ; from the coding sequence ATGAAGAAGTTTTTAACTGCCATCATGATGCTTTTTTTGGCCGGATTGGTCTGTATACTCGTTTATTTGGCGCTGTATCATGACAGCCTTGGACTTCAATGGAATAATCCGTTCACAAGCCTTCTGCAGGGGACTTCGGCCTTTTCAGCTCCTCAGGAGTCTGGCGGGAGCACAAAACAGGAAGTTGTATCCGAAACAGAGGAAAACGGGAATAACGGTGCCTCTATATCAAAAGCCGTCGCACCCGCATCAAAATTTTATCCGCTGTTTCATCAGACCGAGGGGCTTGACTGCCTGACGGACAGCGCAAGCCGCACGCTCTATCAGGGTATGCTTAAAACAGTATATGCCATTGCACCGGACGCCGACAAGGATGGATATTATCCCGCCGACACGGCCACCGTTAAAAAAGAAAAGCTCTCCGAAAAACAAATCCGTGCGGCTGTGCTTGCGTTTCGAAGCGATAATCCGCAGCTGTTCTGGGTTGTTAACCGGTATTCCTATACCTATGACGGCAAAGATACCGCAGTGAGACTGTATGGATACCTTCCGCCAGCCCAGTGCAACGCACTCATTAAAAAAATGAATGCGTCCGTCAGCTCGATTGTCGGCGGCATACCGGCGGGACTGAGCGAACTCGACCGTGAAATTAATCTTTTTCAGGCAATCGCAAAAATGTGTACGTACGACGCCGCCGCCGTTACCGACTTGAAGCGCTGGGCGTCCCACGCTGCAAACGGTGCACTTGTCGACGGCACGGCGGTTTGCGAAGGCTATGCCAGAGCAATGCAGCTGCTGTCTGCTTACTGCGGTCTTGACTGCCGAACAGTCAACGGCGAGGGAAACGGCGCGGCACATATGTGGAATGTGATTCGGATTGACGGGTTGTGGTATCATCTTGACCCCACATGGGGCGATGGCGAACCATTGAATTATGAGTACTTTAATGTAACAGACAGCATCATTCGCACGGATCACAGCATCAGCGGGAATATTCTTCTTGTAAAAGGGGAAAAAATAAAGGACGAAGATGGCGTATCCGCAGATTACAATCTGCCTTTGCTGGCCTGTAACTCCATGAAGGCGAATTATTTCCGGGTGAAGGGAATCCCTGTGAGCGGATTTAACAGCGCAAACAATAAAAAAGCCGCCGATGCAATTGCTGCGGCGGCAAAATCCAAAAGTCCGGCGGTCGAGTTTTATATTGACGCGAGTTTAAACTATGATGAAACGGTCGCGCAGATGGTGGGTGCTCCGCGATATCAACTCCTGACTTATATACGGGCAGCAAATAAGGCGGCTGTCGCAGGGCATAAGATTAATGAAGACAAAATTCAATATGTACTTGCAAAAAAAAGCCGGGGCATGACCGTGATTTTAAATTATCAATAA
- the folP gene encoding dihydropteroate synthase → MDLFCAGKYRFPIGEKAYVMGILNITPDTFSDSGRFLTPEKAVRRAFEMQDQGADMIDVGVQSARAGNTQLSPAEELEKLLPVLMQLRGRLAIPLSVDTFYPQAAAEALKYGVSILNDVNGFDDPEMIAVAARSDCGCIVMHHRETDGNIVADVNQYFMEKMDILCNAGIKKERICLDPGIGFGKTQEQNLQLLGNAGKLRISGCALLIAASRKRVIGAECGNPPYEQRLAGTVAAHSIAVADGADIVRAHDVAEAVQSAKIAFAIRRNRIE, encoded by the coding sequence ATGGATTTATTTTGTGCCGGAAAATATCGTTTTCCTATTGGCGAAAAGGCTTATGTTATGGGAATACTGAACATTACGCCGGATACCTTTTCCGACAGCGGTCGTTTCCTTACGCCGGAAAAGGCGGTGCGCCGAGCGTTCGAGATGCAGGATCAGGGCGCAGATATGATTGATGTCGGGGTGCAGTCCGCACGCGCGGGAAACACCCAGCTATCTCCCGCGGAGGAACTCGAAAAGCTTTTGCCGGTGCTGATGCAGCTGCGCGGCCGGCTTGCCATTCCGCTCTCTGTGGATACGTTTTATCCGCAGGCGGCGGCGGAAGCGCTGAAATATGGCGTGTCAATCCTCAATGACGTCAATGGTTTTGATGATCCTGAAATGATAGCGGTGGCGGCCCGCTCCGACTGCGGCTGTATTGTCATGCATCATCGCGAAACAGATGGGAATATTGTTGCGGATGTAAATCAATATTTTATGGAAAAAATGGATATCCTATGTAATGCAGGAATCAAGAAAGAACGTATTTGCCTTGATCCCGGCATCGGATTCGGCAAAACGCAGGAACAAAATCTACAGCTTCTGGGGAATGCAGGCAAACTTCGCATCAGTGGCTGCGCTTTACTTATTGCAGCCTCGCGCAAGCGGGTGATCGGAGCCGAATGCGGTAATCCGCCCTATGAACAGCGCCTTGCCGGAACCGTGGCGGCCCACAGCATTGCCGTGGCGGACGGTGCGGATATTGTTCGCGCCCATGATGTTGCGGAGGCGGTGCAGTCCGCAAAAATCGCATTCGCAATCAGAAGAAACCGCATTGAATGA